The DNA sequence AGTAATCGTTCAAAGGACGGCGTCGAAAGCCGCTGGCTATGTATGTTCATCTCATCCAACGTTCGCGCGATGAAAAAGGTTAGCCCCTGCACCACCGCCATCTCGCGGTCATGTTCCGCCGTACTCATTTCAACGATCGATAGTTCTAGTTTCTCTGCAAAATCTTTTATTTTCGCATAAGGCTCGGCGGCAGATACCTCTGGACACATTACCATCGTCATCCCCTGGAGCGAGTGACTCGCTGATTCAGGACCAAATAACGGATGTGTCGCCACGAGCGGCTGTTCCGGTAGATAGTGACGAATTAGTTCAATGGGACGTTCTTTGACCGAGCAAACATCAACCAGTACGCTGGTTGGCGGAATTACTGTAGCCAGACGCTCTAGCGTCTCAGTATAGGCATCCAGCGGCACCGACAGCACAACGTAGTCGCAAGCCGCCACCTCATCAAAATCCGCCCGCCACGTCGTCGGTCGTTCACGTCGATCGTAGACCTTCACGACACTATGCGAACTCAATTTTTCAGCCAAAAACTTGCCGAAGCTACCAAATCCAATTATCCCGATTGTCATAGTCTGGTTATTATCTCATATTTCCAGCCGGGCTGCCATTGCCATGGTGCAGTGACGGCATCATATATCGGCACATGATTTATTGCATGTTCGAGTCCGTACTGTGTCGCGCGGTGGCCGATGATCATGATTGTTTTGTTGTCGTATTCACCCGCTATATCCTGTAGGAAATCAGCGATGCGTGCACAACATTGCTGAAAACTCTCGCCACCCGGAAATGGTACTGCCATACGATTTACCTTTTCTGGATTCACGATACTCGTCGGTTGCTGTGTCATCTCGCCGTAGTCACACTCACGCAGCCGCTCATCTCGGATAATTGGATAGGTGTCGCCGAATGCTAATTGAGCCGTTTCATATGACCGACGCAAGTCAGAGCAAAATATCGCATCAAATTTCCGGCCCGCATATCGTTCACCTAACTCTTTCGACTGTTTGAGCCCGAGCTCAGACAGTTCGACATCATTGTGCCCACTCGCTAGTCCCGCTTCATTATCTAGGCTCGTGGAATGTGCTTCGAAAATAATAGTTACCATTTAGATTTTTCTATACTCCTATAGCTCGTCTACATCCACACGACGCTGCTCGGTCGTATCGCGGTCGCGGACGGTCACCGTGCCGTCTTCGAGCGTGTCAAAGTCAATCACGATACAGTGCGGCGTGCCAATTTCGTCCTGGCGGCGATAGCGTTTGCCGATATTGCCATTATCGTCCCAGGTGACGTTGCCATATTTCACCTTTAGCGTCCGATAAACTTCGCGAGCTTTCTCGACCAGTTCGGGTTTGTTTTTCAGTAGTGGTGATACGCAGAATTTATATGGAGCTAGATGTTCTGGCAGTGCCAAATAGACACGTTTTTCGCCGTTTTGCTCGTCTTCGCGGTAGCTGCTACATAGGACTGCCATCAATGCTCGCTCAACGCCAAAACTTGGCTCGATAACATGTGGTACAAACTTTTCACTGGTGCCTTTGACGGTATATTCCATCGATTTGCCAGCAACGCGCTGAATATTACCGAGGTCAAAGTCAGTGCGATACGCGATACCCATCAACTCCGAGCGGCCAATTGGATAATCAAATTCGATGTCAATCGTTCGTTTCGAGTAATGCGCACGGTCTTCGGCTGGAACTTCTAATTCGTGAACTGAATCAGCCGGCAACCCCAAAGCATCGAGATAACGATGGGTCGCGGCGAGCAACATCTCAAACGCTTCTGCCCATGTATCAGGATGGACAAAATATTCGATTTCCATCTGTTCAAACTCGCGACTACGAAATACAAAATCGCGTGGGCTAATTTCGTTACGAAAGGCCTTGCCCTGCTGCGCCAGACCAAATGGTAAATCAGGATAAAAGCTATCAACAACATTTTTGAAATTCGTAAAAATGCCCTGAGCAGTCTCTGGGCGGAGATAGCTAATTGATTGCTCATCCTCTGTCGCGCCAACGTGTGTTTTGAACATCATATTAAACGTTCGAGATCCCGACAGCGGATTACCATCGGGACTCTTGATCCCCTTTTCGCTAATTGCTGCGTCCATCTGCTCCATGGTCATGCCGTCTGGATTGACACCATTATCTTTTAAAATGTGGTCCGTGCGATAACGACGATGATTCACTGTATCTTCACATAGCGGATCGACAAAAGTATCGACGTGGCCACTGGATTGCCAGACTTTTTGATTCATCAAAATCGCTGCGTCAACGCCATACATATCATCCCGCTCATCGACAAACATCCTCCACCAGAGTTGCATAATGTTGCGTTTTAAGGCTACGCCCAATGGACCATAGTCCCAGGTGCCAGACAACCCACCGTACACTTCTGAACCCTGATAAATAAATCCACGCCGTTTTGCTAGACTAACAATCTCTTCCATATCTGATAGTATACACTATAAATTAGATTTTTGCGACCGCTCGCGCCAAAACCAATCCGTCATCAATCAAATCATCGATTCCCTGAATTCGACTGACGATTTGTGGGTCATTAGCACCCAGTAGACGCAAAATTTTCAGGCTATCCGATCCGTAGCGACCAGATTCGTTAAACACAAACACTTGATCGACCTGATTGAAATTATATCTGGCGTCCTCGACTAGTTTCATGCCGCTCGCATCAGTTGCCGTATTTAGCTCATTGCCGAGCAGTTTCGCCAGTCGCAAATAAAACCATGTCTCCGTAATGGTCAAGTTGACGCTGAGGTTATTTAGCGCGGAAAATGTCGCCTCGAGCAAATGATAAAACTCTGGCTCATCGATCGTTTCGGCAGCTCTCGCGGTTTGTTTGATGGCTTCGTAGCCAAATTGTAATCGATTGTAATCAGACATGATCTGATCAAAGAACATACCGAGGCGTGCGCCAGTCAACGTCCATAGATCGCTGGTTGATTTCGCACCACGCGTCAGCACCAAATCGCAGACCGCGAACAATTCGATACCACCCGCCAGCCGGGATTTTTCACGACGTACTCCCCGCGCCATGACCGATAATCGACCGCTGTCAGGCGTAATAATCTGGATGATCCGATCGGCTTCGCCGTAATTAGTGCGGCGCAGCACAATAGCCTTGGTGCGAATTGTCTGGCTCATAATGTCTCTCCTCTGGCCTGTATCGCGTCGGCCACACAATGTGCCAAAGTTTCTGGCGTGATTTCCGCCTTGTCGAGCACCGCCAACACGCCTAATCGCTTGACATCACCAGGATCAATCTGTTTTGCGAGCGCCGATAGAATGACCACTGGAATATCCCTCGTGTCGAGATAGCTCTGCATTTCTTGCAACAAGGCGAACACATTACGTGCGCCCAGCACAACATCGGCTAGAATGAGATCAGGATGGTGCTGATCAATCAGATCGAAAACTTGATCTGGGTCTGGTGTTTTAATGACTGAATAATCGGCCAGACTAGCTATGAGGCTATCACCGAACCAGGCGTCATCGTCGATGAGCAGAATTGTCGGTTTTGAATCTGGCATATCACACCTCCAGCAAGCTTAGTTGTCGACTGAGCGGTACATGCGCCGAAAACGTCATGCCGCCACTGTAATGTCGCTCGATAGACAAACGACCATCCATCGCGGTCAAGAATTGACTAGCAATAAAGAGTCCCAACCCCGACGATAGCGGCCGTGCAGAAATCGGCAATGCTCGTTTGCCAATTGATTCTTTGAGTGCCCGAAAATCTGATAGATCAATTGTCGAGCCAAAATCTCGAACTGATACAACCGCCTCGCCACCGTGTAATCGACTAGCTACCTCAACTCTAGCGCCAGCTGGATTGTGCTGGATCGCGTTGTCGATCATCCCTGTTAACAACGAATTTAATAGGTCCCGATTCCCCACCGCTACTAATGGCTGGCGCGTCAAACGTAGTTTCAGGTTCTGCTCATGCGCCTGTGCTAGCGGTGACAATTCATCAACCACCGACATGCACAAATTGTTCATCTGGACCGGCTCAAACTCGAACAAAGCATCTTCAAGCCGCGCTGTTTTTGTTAATGAATCGACGAGGCGCAGTGATCGCTCCGAAGTAAACCGGAGACGCTTGATAATTTCTGACTGTTCGGATATGTCATCCGATCGCTCCAAGGCTAGCGTCAATTGACGCAACAATACCAATGGCGTCTTTAGCTCATGCGCCACGGCGACTGCACTACCCTCCAGCTCGCTCATACAAATAGTATAGCAAATTTTTTCGATTTGATGTCGCTGATGCTTTTTCTCAGGATTCGTATTTTAGAGAGTTCAAGACCGTATCAAAATCAGTCATGAAATCTTGGCTATCGACATATAGTCGCAACGTTTTATCGCGAATTTTGAAGATAACAACTGAACCATTGATTGTATCATCAAACTGACCATCGATTCGCATACCTTCGTAGCCGCTAAAGCTATCAGTTTTACCGACGGTGATGGTTTCAGCCTTGATTGAACCTTTTTTTATGTCGCCGTTATAGGTCTGCAAAATTGAGGCGTACGACTTGTTATCGATCGTCAAACGCAGTGCGTAGACCGTTTTAGCATTAACAGTTGGTACTGATTTTGGATTAAAGTACACCGCTAGATCACTGCCGCCTGCACCACTTTTGTCGATATAGGCTGCCCACGTTTTAGGGTAGTTAAAGGTCACCGAGCCAGAGTCCGATGGGCCTTCGTAGGTCAAATTAGGTTTTTTGTATTCCTCGGTAAATTCGGCGTCGTCGGTTTCTTTCTGCTCGGCTTTGGCCGCCTTGACCGCCACCGCTACTTTGTCATCTACGTTGTCACGGTAATCCACCATCTGCATATAAGCCCAGCCAAAACCAACGCCGAGACCCACCGCTAGCACCACAAAAATAATCGTGGTGATGAGAAAAGGA is a window from the Candidatus Saccharibacteria bacterium genome containing:
- the recO gene encoding DNA repair protein RecO, whose amino-acid sequence is MSQTIRTKAIVLRRTNYGEADRIIQIITPDSGRLSVMARGVRREKSRLAGGIELFAVCDLVLTRGAKSTSDLWTLTGARLGMFFDQIMSDYNRLQFGYEAIKQTARAAETIDEPEFYHLLEATFSALNNLSVNLTITETWFYLRLAKLLGNELNTATDASGMKLVEDARYNFNQVDQVFVFNESGRYGSDSLKILRLLGANDPQIVSRIQGIDDLIDDGLVLARAVAKI
- a CDS encoding glycine--tRNA ligase codes for the protein MEEIVSLAKRRGFIYQGSEVYGGLSGTWDYGPLGVALKRNIMQLWWRMFVDERDDMYGVDAAILMNQKVWQSSGHVDTFVDPLCEDTVNHRRYRTDHILKDNGVNPDGMTMEQMDAAISEKGIKSPDGNPLSGSRTFNMMFKTHVGATEDEQSISYLRPETAQGIFTNFKNVVDSFYPDLPFGLAQQGKAFRNEISPRDFVFRSREFEQMEIEYFVHPDTWAEAFEMLLAATHRYLDALGLPADSVHELEVPAEDRAHYSKRTIDIEFDYPIGRSELMGIAYRTDFDLGNIQRVAGKSMEYTVKGTSEKFVPHVIEPSFGVERALMAVLCSSYREDEQNGEKRVYLALPEHLAPYKFCVSPLLKNKPELVEKAREVYRTLKVKYGNVTWDDNGNIGKRYRRQDEIGTPHCIVIDFDTLEDGTVTVRDRDTTEQRRVDVDEL
- a CDS encoding HAMP domain-containing histidine kinase, which translates into the protein MSELEGSAVAVAHELKTPLVLLRQLTLALERSDDISEQSEIIKRLRFTSERSLRLVDSLTKTARLEDALFEFEPVQMNNLCMSVVDELSPLAQAHEQNLKLRLTRQPLVAVGNRDLLNSLLTGMIDNAIQHNPAGARVEVASRLHGGEAVVSVRDFGSTIDLSDFRALKESIGKRALPISARPLSSGLGLFIASQFLTAMDGRLSIERHYSGGMTFSAHVPLSRQLSLLEV
- a CDS encoding response regulator translates to MPDSKPTILLIDDDAWFGDSLIASLADYSVIKTPDPDQVFDLIDQHHPDLILADVVLGARNVFALLQEMQSYLDTRDIPVVILSALAKQIDPGDVKRLGVLAVLDKAEITPETLAHCVADAIQARGETL
- a CDS encoding histidine phosphatase family protein, translated to MVTIIFEAHSTSLDNEAGLASGHNDVELSELGLKQSKELGERYAGRKFDAIFCSDLRRSYETAQLAFGDTYPIIRDERLRECDYGEMTQQPTSIVNPEKVNRMAVPFPGGESFQQCCARIADFLQDIAGEYDNKTIMIIGHRATQYGLEHAINHVPIYDAVTAPWQWQPGWKYEIITRL